The genomic stretch TGTCCTGGCTCTGGGCAGCAGGACAGCTTCTCAAACATGCCTGTTTCTCCAACCGGCCTATCgagcatccaattcgataatcaaatcagatgaaaagcAGTACCGCAGTAAGCATGCCAGATCAGATTCAACCaccttcaggctgaaatcgatagcACATACTGGGAAGTCTTGGGCTGATGTGGTCAATAGGGTGTAATGCTGTGCGATATTGGGATGAACGTGACAGAACCCCTGAACGAAGTCTCCAAAGCACAAGTCCTCAGAGGTACCAGGAGCTACGAAGATCTGTTTGAACAGCTttacctgctgaattcctccttatGGTTGCACACAAAATACATATACTGCTTTTCTTCTGCAAAGTAAATCTGCAGCAGCTGTACCACTGCACCATTTAAAAAGGCTTGGTTAGAGGCATATTTCATTGCTGATGGTTTATAAATAATCTTGTttcttctcttttccagtatgggTGTTGAATGGTTTGGTTTCGGATATGCAGCTTTGGTTGctactggaggagttattggttaTGTAAAAGCAGGTATGTTTTTGAAATAAAAGCTTTAGTCACCTAGCCCTAATTTCTCATGCTAGCCTACCCAaccttttttgccaaattggaacttaggtttaaagtgtacctgaagggaaaaagtgtGCCCTggcctatggggtacttacctcgggagggggaagcctctgcatcccaTCCTCATCCAGCGCTTGCACCTCCGAAGATCCACTCTTATTGTGagccctgtgcaggcgcagtatcctctTCCCCTTTTGATGTGGCAGAAAAAAACTAGcccaatcgggtctgctctattgtgcaggtgcaagcCATCTGCACCTGTAGAGCTGACCCAATCGGGCTTGACTCTTTCTGCCGGGCCCTGAGCAGAGAGCCACAAGTGCATGTAAGGATTATGGCTCTGcagtgttcagagatcttgtcactGGATCTGGCTGacgggggaaagcctcattaggatccagaggtttccccctccccatCGGGAGCAGTTTAGAAatgtacacacaacgcaacgctcGGTCAGATTACCCATTGATCTGAAgggaaattgtatcgtgtgtacttagcattacaCCTGAACTATTTTTACACAGACCCAACATGAGAAATCTTCCCTCATACAAAACTGAGCCTCTAAACTAACCTTGGGCTTGTTCAGATGGCCAGATTATCACATTGTGcttattaggcctcttgcacactacatgcgattccaatttttttttttttttttttaaatacaatctaatttttaattcagaTTAAAAAAACGTAGCAACATgcagtactttatttttttttttctttaatctgaATCAATAAAAGGATCGTATaagaaaatcagaattgcatgtagtgtcctgaggccccctgcacactgcaaatccgatttgcgattttgattttccctggatgctatcaaaacgagaagaaaaatgcagcatgcagtactgattaaaaatcgcaaattgGAATTGCAAGTAAAATTGCGtcaaaatcagaatctgaatcgcatCTAGTGTGCAAGAGCCCTGACACAGTTTATTTATCAGCATTCTGCATGTAGTCAGGCAAAGGTGTCTACAAAGGTATGTGGAGTTGGGATTCAAAATCACCACATGTAATGTCTGGTAGTAGGTTGTTGCTGAGTACTCACCGCCTGACGGGTCCTGCGACGTCCCCTTGATGACGGTCTTCAGGGCCGCCTCTTCCTGCTGGCGGGTTTGCACGATGTCATGCTGGGAGtgaacgagacttcaagcgatcgcggtactttgcgcaggagCCGTCGGATCTAAGCAATCCGCCATGTTGGTTGTTATTGCGGCACGACGCTGGGTGACGTTTGTGTGGTTGTGTGCCTGTACCCACATCACGGTATTATGGAAACAACCACTCGGCACTCGCTGGGAAAATCGTgacgtgggtacatagctttacaCTAAGCTACGTTAAATTGCTACAACACCATGTTAAGTGTTGTACAGCTGTCATCTCCAGCCAACCACCTTATAACTCACACACAAGAGTGGGTGAGAGGTAGAGAATTCTCCCCATATGTGTCCCTATGAATTTAGCTTTCCAAAATCCACTGCAACGTCCTTCAATGAAAAATGAATTGCACTGCTGTGCTTCTATATTTGTCTATATTTGAGTGTAAATTTTAATCACTTTTTTAATGCGTTGTAAGGGCGAATTTGTCCTCCTCTGTAAATCCTTGCATTGCCTGGTTGTATTGTTTTTATGTTAGTGAAGCCTGCTAAGGTCAGTGAGCCACGACTGAATATACAGAGGGCTATTTATAAAATGAGGATGTTCCAGAATCAAACttcccgtatttttcggaccataagatgcatttCGGCTCCAAAAGTAGGGGAAGAAGTCAGTGTGTCTAGTATGGTACATACCTTACAATTTTACAAACCTGCAGCTGTCCTGGTGTCCCCCCACTGTCTTCTGCTGTCCCCATGTCCACCTTTGTCTtaccgtgtcctcctctgtctgtctctcaGCTCTATGCTGCACTGTGTCCCTGAGCacagcttcagcctatggggaaaaACTACAGTAACTTAAATTACTGTGCTTTTCCTGGAGCTGATTGTCTTGCGGGTGGAACCCTGGCTCTGTTATTGGGGCCAGTCATTTCATTCGCTGCTACTCAGCAAGGGCAGTAattggccccaatgacggagCCAGAAGGGGGACTCCGGGGCACACGAGGTACAAAAGGAATAACATAATTAGGGGGAGAAGTTCCACAagttgcccctgcaccatggacgcaccaggtttagtattttttttttcccccccctggtttttgtcctctaaacctagatgtgtcttatggtcaggaacgTCTTATAGTCTGCAAAATACGGTACATACTCACCTGCTGACGATCTATAATTGGCCAATGGATCTCTGTCGCCCAAGGTATCGGGTACCGACTGCCAAAGACGCTGTACACACATCCTCAACCTCTGGCTGACGCCGCGTATGTTGCTGTGCGGGGGGGAGGGACAATCAACGTGTGTGACGAAGCGGCTTCCAGCAGGCGGGGGAGTAGCGAAAACTATGTGTTCATGTAACCTGCAGGTGTCGGGCATCACTAAATTTTCGACATCTTAGATCTTTAGCCATTGTTGTGCTGCTCTACCCATACTGGTCTGATCGCCTGGCCATGGCGGTCATCATCATCCACCACGGCTGATTTCAGACCAGCATGGGTATGAGCCTATAGGCCTGTAATCAGATCTGCTTAATGTCCCACACAGTCTGCTGTActcatatatttacagtcctcttCAGAACACATTTCTGCCTTATTCTACTGTCACTATTGTCCATTATTTAAAATAATGAATGGAAAAGGCTTTCCTGTTTTGCTAATTCTGTATATTGTTCTACTGGGATATAACGTTTTAATAAAACATTTCTTCAGATGACTGTGAAGGTGGCCACGAAttatacaatttgctgaatgatcGTTTATGAACAATTATTCATTTGAATGATCGGAGATGATCAATTAGGATCACTAATGgccaatctcctaaccaatccgatcagattgacaGGATCGATTTGCAAATCTGATTGTTAACATTAATCAAATCAGATTGGTTAGAGCTTCatgttagtggtcccaaatgatcatttccgaTAGTTCATATACGATCGTTCCCTGAATTACAGTGACCACCTGGAGTAATGAAAACTGTAATGGAGTTggatataacattttttttttctttggtgtgtTTTCATTCTAGGTAGTGTCCCTTCTCTTGCTGCTGGTCTTGTTTTTGGAGGTCTAGCTGGACTGGGCGCCTATCAAATGTCACATGATTCTAAGAATATTTTACTTTCACTTAGTAAGTTCTGTTAATGTATCTCTACATTGTATCATACATTGCTTTGAAAGTAACAAATGTAGCAGCAAATTCCTATGACTAATCAGTAAAACACCCCTTCATTTGTAGTTTCATAAAGCTGTGTAGTGGGATGATAATAAATGGACTGATTACATTTATAACTGGAAAAGTAGTGTGAACAGCTTCAAAGCACATTATTCAGGTATACTGTATTATTGCTTAGAGCCccaatttaaagtgtacttgaaatCGGAACATTTTTGCAAATGGCTAAACTTGAGCTCCACTCACACAGCGACTGAGCTGGCTGACAGTGCCGACATGTTGTATTAGATTAGGTCACAGTGAAGACAGAacccttgtttgttttttcctcaaaaaaaaaaacaaaaaaaaaaactttagagtTGACATACAGTTTCAGGTTCATGAGCAACGAATGAGGAAATGTTATCAAAATTAGCAGAAGGTAACATGGCAGCAACTCTTAACACAGAAGCATTCTGCAGCTCTGGTCAGCATGGTGAAATGACACTGTACATAagctaaaggggaaaaaaagtatgCAGAACACTGCCATGATGAGATCAAGTGATGTAAAGTTTACTTCAGGTGTGTTGTACTCATGCAAATGTAAGTACACTGGTCTTTAAAGGATACACGCTGGTACTTTCCTCTCCTCGTTCCTTACTATCCCCATAATGTtccttcaaaaatctgaccagctTAAGTCAAACTCCCAGactggaagaggcaggcttgctgcaatgCTCCCTGCTGTAACCCTCTTATTACCATTTGTTCCTTGCCACTTAAAGTACCCCCTCCCGGTTTTTCCTCCTCTTAAACTTTTAATAGTGTTTTATTATTGGTGCTGTGACTGTCACAGCACCGTCCTTCCCGTTCCAGCGCCCCCTGTGGCCTCTGTTCTGCTCAGTTGTAATCTTCGACTGAGCAGAACATCGAATacgggcggggaggaagtggcagttctcacTCCTTTCTGCCAATCCATAACTCTGTCCCCTCCACTCGCTGCTACAGTTCCACTTTATGATCCACTCCATAAAGGGGAGCTGTGCGGTGTGGGATCTTGTGGTAATTGAGGTAGGATATCCTTCCaacctcaattatcacaagccTGCACATAGCGCAGCTCCCCAGTGCGCTGCCTACAGTGAATCCTATACAGACCTGAAGCTGTGagtggagggggcggagttaaGGACGCGCAGAGGcaaggaagaactgccacttcctccctgtcCATAATTGATGCCAGATCGGGAGCCACAGGGGGCTCAGGAGGGTGGTGCTGTGTACTGTGGCATAGTACAAGAAGAAGGTGGAGGCTTGCACGTCCAAAAgtaaaaaagctcttttattgaagcaTCACATTAAAATCTGTGGCcatacagcgacagcccgctgtttcaggtgtcagcctttcttcaagctgtttcaaccacaAATGAGGAGTCAAACAGCATCATAATTATAATGCCCACCCCCATTCTCAACCAATCATTTTGAAATACAAGCAGCCAATCCGTTTACCTGTAGAGATGTGCAGACCTGACAGGAGACTGTCTCTTCCGTGAAGTGACACCCTCTAAATAATCTATGCCGGGGCTCTGTAGCGTCCTCCGCTCAGAGTCCTCCCTCGGCTTGCCATTTGCTGTGTTCGGATCAGGTGACTCACTAGCATGTGACGTCACCACACAAAAGCCGCGATTGGTCCGATCATCAGTCCTGCGCAAACCAAGTGCGCAGTGAACCACATACGTAACTGTATGCCGCCCAATAGGCGGACACCACCTATCGTCACTAGTAAACAACAGCGCTGTACTAAATGCGCTGTCCCGGACCTGTTCGCAA from Hyperolius riggenbachi isolate aHypRig1 chromosome 5, aHypRig1.pri, whole genome shotgun sequence encodes the following:
- the TMEM14C gene encoding transmembrane protein 14C translates to MGVEWFGFGYAALVATGGVIGYVKAGSVPSLAAGLVFGGLAGLGAYQMSHDSKNILLSLIASGTLAGVMGYRFYNSGKFMPAGIIAGASLLMLGRIGLKMLAKPHDS